From a single Nostoc sp. MS1 genomic region:
- a CDS encoding sugar ABC transporter permease, protein MVTTSQVQVTIALTELDLDDEELQAEVQNLLPQLKEVEGVEDADLVAVENAPKNTKALGGFLLGLLNAQVNAANIKTLFNFLGDRLGNKPIKMVVKAPDGRELNLEASSQQEFEFAYQKAQDFLKNTSNS, encoded by the coding sequence ATGGTGACAACATCTCAGGTTCAGGTGACGATCGCTCTCACTGAACTAGACTTAGATGATGAAGAATTGCAAGCAGAAGTACAAAATTTGCTACCCCAGTTAAAAGAAGTGGAGGGGGTAGAAGATGCAGATTTAGTGGCTGTGGAAAATGCACCCAAGAATACCAAAGCGTTAGGCGGTTTTTTGTTGGGTTTGTTGAATGCACAAGTTAACGCCGCTAATATCAAGACTCTATTTAACTTTTTAGGCGATCGCTTGGGCAATAAACCAATTAAGATGGTGGTCAAAGCCCCTGATGGCAGAGAACTTAATCTAGAAGCCAGCAGTCAACAAGAATTTGAATTTGCTTACCAAAAAGCGCAGGATTTTCTCAAAAACACATCAAATAGCTAA
- a CDS encoding IS630 family transposase (programmed frameshift), producing the protein MGSRLRVFLTPKQDKILFNLRTADVPQKVKDRAEVIRLSAHGWYVEKIADHFDWTAQTVREVLHRWEKQGLEGLWEKAGRGGKSRWAEADMAFLEKCLEQEPRTYNSVQLAQKLEQERSVKLSPDWLRQVLKKGVIWKRTRKSHKGKQDKVLQQIKQADLEMLELSAAAGEIDLKYMDESGFCAWSEPSYSYYFRGQQKRLEQSKRRGRRLSIIGFLQPLISFVYGLVIGGVSRKSYIQMMELEALEAQKAGRIRVIVQDNGPIHRCKEVQQLWTKWEEMGLYIFFLPKYCSEMNPIELEWQHLKKNELASQSFEDELDLAYAVIDGVQNRGEKGNYSTQRVKFNSYSSA; encoded by the exons ATGGGCAGCCGTTTAAGGGTATTTCTGACTCCTAAGCAAGATAAAATTTTGTTCAACCTGAGAACGGCAGATGTACCCCAGAAAGTGAAAGACCGAGCCGAAGTGATCAGATTAAGCGCACATGGTTGGTACGTAGAGAAGATAGCAGATCACTTTGACTGGACTGCCCAAACAGTAAGAGAAGTTTTGCATAGATGGGAAAAACAAGGTCTAGAAGGACTGTGGGAGAAAGCAGGGCGGGGAGGAAAATCAAGGTGGGCAGAAGCTGACATGGCGTTCTTAGAAAAATGCTTGGAGCAAGAACCACGTACATATAATAGTGTTCAATTAGCCCAAAAATTAGAGCAAGAACGCTCCGTGAAATTGAGTCCTGACTGGTTAAGGCAGGTACTC AAAAAGGGGGTCATTTGGAAGCGAACTAGAAAAAGCCACAAAGGAAAGCAAGACAAAGTATTGCAGCAAATCAAACAGGCAGACTTAGAGATGTTGGAATTATCTGCTGCTGCTGGAGAAATCGATTTAAAGTATATGGATGAATCAGGGTTTTGTGCCTGGAGTGAACCCAGTTACAGTTACTACTTCCGAGGTCAGCAAAAACGCCTGGAGCAGAGTAAGCGTCGGGGTCGAAGGTTAAGTATTATTGGGTTTCTTCAACCCCTAATTAGTTTTGTGTACGGTCTAGTGATTGGTGGCGTTTCACGCAAATCCTATATTCAAATGATGGAGCTTGAAGCACTTGAAGCCCAAAAAGCAGGTCGTATCAGAGTCATCGTTCAGGACAACGGCCCGATACATCGGTGCAAAGAAGTTCAGCAATTATGGACAAAGTGGGAAGAGATGGGTTTGTACATCTTCTTTTTACCTAAATATTGCTCAGAGATGAATCCAATTGAATTGGAGTGGCAACACCTGAAAAAAAATGAACTAGCTTCTCAAAGTTTTGAGGATGAATTAGACCTTGCCTATGCTGTCATTGATGGAGTTCAAAATAGAGGAGAAAAGGGAAACTACAGTACGCAACGTGTAAAATTTAACTCTTATTCTTCTGCTTAA
- a CDS encoding DUF3598 family protein encodes MSNIREEMPVLARHEGEWVGTYTLVDTSGKILDQHESHLSCQFPADGPYPYYQVNRYTWSDGKKEEHQFPGTYRDKTLWFDSDRILGKAWEIDDSSVILWFSYKAAPTMYLYEMIQISPDNNHRARTWHWFKDHQIYQRTLIQEKRIK; translated from the coding sequence ATGTCTAACATCCGCGAAGAAATGCCCGTCCTCGCCCGTCATGAAGGTGAATGGGTAGGTACATATACCTTAGTTGATACTTCTGGGAAAATTCTTGATCAGCATGAATCGCATTTAAGCTGTCAATTTCCTGCCGATGGCCCTTACCCCTACTACCAAGTTAATCGCTATACGTGGTCTGATGGTAAGAAAGAAGAACATCAGTTTCCGGGAACATATCGAGATAAAACACTGTGGTTTGATAGCGATCGCATTCTCGGCAAAGCCTGGGAAATAGACGATTCCAGCGTTATCTTGTGGTTCTCTTACAAAGCAGCCCCAACAATGTATTTGTATGAAATGATTCAAATTAGCCCTGATAATAACCATCGTGCCAGAACTTGGCACTGGTTTAAAGACCATCAAATATACCAACGTACTCTAATTCAAGAAAAACGGATAAAATAA
- a CDS encoding endonuclease domain-containing protein, whose protein sequence is MMNNLNINGFHLPYNPHLVVRAKELRKNMTSAERKLWYGYLKNFKFRVLRQRPINHFIVDFYCSTLQLVIEIDGDSHFTDEAQDYDKERTHILEGYGLKVIRFTNSQVLNEFDSVCEKIQSLIPPHSP, encoded by the coding sequence ATGATGAACAACCTTAACATTAATGGGTTCCATTTGCCATACAATCCACATCTTGTAGTAAGAGCGAAAGAACTTCGCAAAAACATGACCTCAGCCGAGAGAAAGCTGTGGTATGGATATTTGAAGAATTTTAAATTTAGGGTTTTAAGACAACGACCCATTAATCATTTTATTGTTGATTTTTACTGTTCCACTTTACAACTAGTAATTGAAATTGATGGCGATAGCCATTTCACAGACGAAGCTCAAGACTATGACAAAGAGAGAACCCATATTTTAGAAGGCTACGGTTTAAAAGTTATTAGGTTTACAAATAGCCAAGTTTTAAATGAGTTTGATAGTGTGTGTGAGAAGATACAGAGTTTGATTCCCCCTCACTCGCCTTAA
- a CDS encoding RidA family protein, protein MGNTRQTIIPKGMEILYEKYHYCPGIKVGNTLYISGQVGRDENLQVVEEIEAQFVQAFENVKKVLLAAGATFDDVVEMITYHVTGVNLGNLQVQPSNASEQQFTIPHLPLFMKVKDIYFSNKFPTWTGVGITALSTPGLIVEIKCTAIIEN, encoded by the coding sequence ATGGGCAATACTCGTCAAACTATTATTCCTAAAGGAATGGAAATTTTATACGAAAAGTATCATTATTGTCCTGGCATTAAGGTGGGCAATACATTATATATCTCAGGACAGGTGGGACGGGATGAAAATTTACAGGTAGTGGAAGAAATAGAAGCTCAATTTGTCCAGGCTTTTGAGAATGTGAAAAAAGTGCTTTTAGCAGCAGGAGCAACTTTTGATGATGTGGTAGAGATGATTACTTACCATGTGACAGGGGTAAATCTTGGTAATTTGCAAGTTCAGCCCTCTAATGCTTCAGAACAGCAGTTTACTATTCCACACCTGCCACTATTTATGAAAGTAAAAGATATATACTTTAGCAATAAATTTCCTACTTGGACAGGGGTTGGAATAACGGCTCTATCTACACCAGGACTAATTGTAGAGATTAAGTGTACCGCAATTATAGAAAATTAG
- a CDS encoding caspase, EACC1-associated type: MAKIALLIGISEYEPGLAALPKAVNDVEAMERVLLNPEMGGFDHVKVLKNPERLDMEREIYNLYANRQKDDLVLFYFSGHGVTVENGDFYFSTRQTQKQENKLLPFTAVAGTNVRSWMNQSKSKRQVVILDCCFSGAFGKGWIAKDIGKIDLQQHLGAEGKAILTASTSTQYAFEVDGLDLSIYTNYLVEGIEKGAADIDGDGQISVDELHKYAKSKVQEASPAMTPEFYPHQEGYRIFIAKSPKDDPKLEYRKEVEKRIYRGQFNIVARRLLNSLCLQLELDPDVAKAIEAEVQKPYLEYQRKLEEYEVTLVEATRIESNLSERTLNDLRDYQQHLGLRDEDVAPIEERIIGQQKPSAPVEQLPEPIELQQPDTFEFETVKVNAQGKIIERPCKSAEFFTEDLGNGVTLQMVAIPGGTFLMGSPENEEGRSDDESPQHKVTIQPFFMGKFPVTQAQWTAVATLDKVNIDLKPDPSRFKGTNRPVECVSWDDAVEFCARLSNKTGKTYRLPSEAEWEYACRGGTTTPFYCGETITTELANYRGTDWEYKGTIYPGNYGQGPKGEYREQTTNVGDFPANPFGLFDMCGNIWEWCQDEWHENYDNAPTNGSAWLSDNNQQWLLRGGSWNYFPWLCRSAVRSRSARDRRSDFVGFRVMVVRGRS; the protein is encoded by the coding sequence ATGGCGAAGATAGCACTACTAATCGGGATTAGTGAATATGAGCCAGGATTAGCAGCCCTACCCAAGGCTGTGAATGATGTTGAGGCGATGGAGCGAGTTTTGCTAAACCCGGAAATGGGTGGTTTTGATCATGTCAAAGTCCTGAAAAATCCCGAACGGCTAGATATGGAAAGGGAAATTTATAACTTGTATGCTAATCGTCAGAAAGATGATTTAGTGCTTTTTTACTTTTCCGGTCATGGTGTGACAGTAGAAAATGGCGACTTTTACTTTTCCACTCGCCAAACTCAAAAACAAGAAAATAAATTACTTCCATTCACAGCCGTAGCTGGAACAAATGTACGTAGTTGGATGAATCAGAGCAAATCTAAACGACAAGTAGTAATTCTAGATTGTTGTTTTAGCGGTGCTTTTGGTAAGGGCTGGATAGCCAAAGATATTGGCAAAATTGACCTGCAACAGCATTTAGGTGCTGAAGGAAAAGCTATTCTCACGGCTTCTACTTCTACACAATATGCGTTTGAGGTTGATGGTTTAGACTTGTCGATTTACACCAACTATTTAGTAGAAGGAATTGAGAAAGGTGCAGCCGATATAGACGGGGATGGTCAAATTTCGGTGGATGAGTTGCATAAATATGCCAAAAGCAAAGTGCAGGAAGCATCCCCCGCCATGACACCTGAGTTTTACCCTCATCAAGAAGGTTATCGGATTTTTATCGCCAAGTCGCCCAAGGATGACCCCAAGCTAGAGTATCGTAAGGAAGTAGAAAAACGCATCTATCGTGGTCAGTTTAATATTGTCGCCCGTCGTCTGTTAAATTCATTGTGTCTCCAGTTGGAACTTGACCCTGATGTTGCTAAGGCTATTGAAGCGGAAGTTCAAAAACCTTATTTAGAGTATCAACGCAAATTAGAAGAATATGAAGTAACATTGGTTGAGGCAACTCGCATTGAGTCAAACTTGAGTGAAAGAACTCTCAACGACCTCAGAGACTATCAGCAGCATTTAGGTTTAAGGGATGAAGATGTTGCACCTATAGAAGAAAGGATTATTGGTCAACAAAAACCATCTGCGCCTGTGGAACAATTGCCAGAACCTATTGAGCTACAGCAACCTGATACATTTGAGTTTGAAACCGTGAAGGTAAATGCTCAAGGAAAAATCATTGAACGCCCTTGCAAAAGTGCAGAGTTTTTTACAGAAGACTTGGGTAATGGTGTAACTCTGCAAATGGTGGCAATTCCTGGTGGTACATTTCTCATGGGTTCGCCAGAGAATGAAGAAGGAAGAAGTGATGATGAAAGTCCACAACACAAGGTCACAATTCAACCCTTTTTCATGGGTAAGTTTCCCGTCACTCAAGCTCAATGGACAGCCGTTGCGACTCTTGATAAGGTAAATATTGATTTAAAGCCTGATCCATCTCGATTTAAAGGTACTAATCGTCCTGTTGAATGTGTTTCCTGGGATGATGCGGTAGAGTTTTGTGCCAGGCTGTCTAATAAGACAGGAAAAACCTATCGCTTACCTAGTGAAGCCGAATGGGAATATGCTTGTCGTGGGGGAACGACTACGCCGTTTTATTGTGGCGAAACGATTACAACTGAGTTGGCGAATTACCGAGGAACAGACTGGGAATATAAAGGAACTATTTACCCAGGCAACTATGGTCAGGGGCCAAAGGGTGAATATCGAGAGCAAACAACCAATGTGGGAGATTTTCCTGCTAATCCCTTTGGTTTATTTGATATGTGTGGTAATATATGGGAATGGTGTCAGGATGAGTGGCACGAAAATTATGATAATGCACCAACTAATGGTAGTGCATGGCTGAGTGATAATAATCAGCAGTGGCTGCTGCGTGGTGGTTCGTGGAACTACTTTCCCTGGCTTTGCCGTTCGGCTGTTCGCAGCAGGAGCGCACGTGATCGCAGGAGCGACTTCGTGGGTTTTCGGGTTATGGTTGTGCGGGGCAGGTCTTAG
- a CDS encoding alpha/beta fold hydrolase — protein sequence MKQNIKRAFLDTEDGQILYRIGGEGKPLVLLHMNPRSSDEYRELMPILVQHRQVIAMDLMGFGDSDKPPRMYTIADYAKTVIALLDELGIEKTSILGNHTGAFVAGEVTASYSDRVEKLILGNVAGFGEGGQAELFRRFEEGFKIKEDGSHLMERWLARSRYVGSAELNHRWVLDDLKCFGHPLYAVWAVGNYCLDAPEKFRSIKCPTLIIWGMDDVKEFEKLSLAKAGDRYFLSQAIPHGKVVEFDQGTICMMNQIPEEISQVVIDFLHASE from the coding sequence ATGAAGCAAAATATTAAACGAGCTTTTTTAGACACAGAAGATGGACAGATTCTTTATCGCATCGGTGGCGAGGGTAAACCTTTAGTTTTGCTGCACATGAACCCACGCAGTAGTGATGAATACCGCGAACTCATGCCTATCCTCGTTCAACACAGACAAGTCATAGCAATGGATTTGATGGGGTTTGGTGATTCAGATAAACCACCCAGGATGTATACCATCGCCGACTACGCAAAAACGGTGATTGCGCTTTTAGATGAATTAGGGATAGAAAAAACTAGCATTTTGGGCAACCATACAGGTGCTTTTGTTGCTGGAGAGGTAACAGCATCTTACAGCGATCGCGTTGAAAAACTAATTTTAGGTAACGTTGCTGGTTTCGGCGAAGGAGGACAAGCAGAACTATTTAGAAGATTTGAGGAAGGTTTTAAAATTAAAGAAGATGGCTCCCATCTCATGGAAAGATGGTTAGCTCGTTCTCGATACGTAGGTTCTGCTGAATTAAATCACCGTTGGGTTTTAGACGATTTAAAATGTTTTGGTCATCCTTTATATGCAGTTTGGGCTGTAGGTAATTACTGTCTAGATGCACCAGAAAAATTTCGTTCTATTAAGTGTCCAACTCTCATTATCTGGGGGATGGATGATGTCAAAGAATTTGAAAAACTGAGTTTAGCAAAAGCAGGCGATCGCTATTTCCTCTCGCAGGCTATTCCTCATGGGAAAGTAGTTGAATTTGACCAAGGAACAATTTGCATGATGAATCAGATACCTGAAGAAATATCCCAAGTAGTAATAGATTTTCTGCACGCATCAGAATAG
- the hisS gene encoding histidine--tRNA ligase, with protein sequence MAKNEKINFSTPSGFPEFLPSEKRLELYLLDTIRRVYESYGFTPIETPAVERLEVLQAKGNQGDNIIYGIDPILPPNRQTEKDKSGETGSEARALKFDQTVPLAAYIARHLNELTFPFARYQMDVVFRGERAKDGRFRQFRQCDIDVVGRRELSLLYDAQMPAIITEIFEAINIGDFLIRINNRKILTGFFQSLGISETQIKTCISIIDDLEKIGEAKVKQQLANEGISEEQTQKIIDFIKIDGSVDDVLDKLKHLSQNLPEAEQLTLGVTELETVITGVRNLGVNEKRYCIDLAIARGLNYYTGTVYETTLIGHEALGSICSGGRYEELVGMFLGEKMPGVGISIGLTRLISRLLKAGILNTLPATPAQVVVVNMQEDLMPTYLKVSQQLRQAGINVITNFEKRQLGKQFQAADKQGIRFCVIIGADEAAAQKSSLKDLKSGEQVEVALADLSEEIKRRLQ encoded by the coding sequence ATGGCGAAAAACGAAAAAATCAACTTCTCAACCCCTAGCGGATTTCCCGAATTTCTGCCTAGCGAAAAACGCCTAGAATTATATTTACTAGATACCATCCGTAGAGTTTATGAAAGCTACGGATTTACACCTATTGAAACTCCTGCCGTTGAAAGGTTAGAAGTATTACAAGCTAAAGGTAATCAAGGCGACAATATTATTTATGGTATCGACCCTATTTTGCCACCAAATCGCCAAACAGAAAAAGATAAATCAGGCGAAACAGGTTCAGAAGCTAGAGCCTTAAAATTTGACCAAACTGTGCCTTTAGCAGCCTATATTGCGCGTCACTTAAATGAATTAACCTTCCCCTTTGCGCGTTATCAAATGGACGTAGTTTTCCGAGGAGAACGGGCAAAAGATGGACGTTTTCGCCAATTTCGCCAGTGTGATATAGATGTAGTTGGGCGGCGTGAACTCAGCTTGCTGTACGATGCTCAAATGCCAGCAATTATCACCGAAATATTTGAAGCAATTAATATTGGTGATTTTTTAATTCGTATTAATAACCGAAAAATACTAACAGGTTTCTTTCAATCGTTAGGAATTAGCGAAACTCAAATTAAAACTTGTATCAGTATCATTGATGATTTAGAAAAAATCGGTGAAGCCAAAGTCAAACAACAGTTAGCAAACGAAGGTATATCAGAAGAACAAACACAAAAAATTATCGACTTCATCAAAATTGATGGTAGCGTTGATGATGTACTAGATAAACTTAAACATCTCTCTCAGAATCTACCAGAAGCAGAGCAATTGACGCTGGGTGTGACTGAATTAGAAACAGTAATTACAGGTGTCAGGAATCTAGGAGTTAATGAAAAACGGTATTGTATTGATTTAGCGATCGCTCGTGGTTTAAACTACTACACAGGCACAGTTTACGAAACTACTTTAATTGGACATGAGGCTTTAGGTAGTATCTGTTCCGGCGGCAGATATGAAGAATTAGTAGGAATGTTTTTAGGTGAGAAAATGCCTGGAGTTGGTATTTCTATCGGCTTAACTCGCCTAATTAGCCGCTTACTCAAAGCTGGGATTTTAAATACCTTACCAGCAACACCAGCCCAAGTAGTAGTGGTGAATATGCAGGAAGACTTAATGCCGACTTATTTAAAAGTATCCCAACAGTTACGGCAAGCAGGCATTAATGTGATTACCAACTTTGAAAAACGCCAGTTAGGTAAGCAATTTCAAGCCGCAGATAAACAAGGCATTAGATTTTGTGTAATTATCGGTGCAGATGAAGCAGCAGCCCAAAAATCATCGCTTAAGGATTTAAAATCGGGTGAGCAAGTAGAAGTAGCGCTAGCAGATTTATCCGAAGAAATTAAACGTAGACTTCAATGA